Proteins encoded by one window of Megachile rotundata isolate GNS110a chromosome 10, iyMegRotu1, whole genome shotgun sequence:
- the Rat1 gene encoding 5'-3' exoribonuclease 2 Rat1 isoform X2, producing MGVPAFFRWLSRKYPSVIVECIEQKPITTNGVRVPVNSADPNPNGVEFDNLYLDMNGIIHPCTHPEDKPAPKNEDEMMEAIFECIDRLFRIVRPRKLLYMAIDGVAPRAKMNQQRSRRFRASKETNEKINEIQRIRSELTLKGASLPPEKPKEEHFDSNCITPGTPFMARLSKCLHYYIHDRLNNDPGWRNIKVILSDANVPGEGEHKIMDFIRRQRAQPDHDPNTQHVLCGADADLIMLGLATHEPNFTIIREEFKPNKPKPCDICGQLGHEMQECTGSEPNQKEEDNAFGSECQFIFVRLNVLREYLERELQMPNLPFKYDFERVIDDWVFMCFFVGNDFLPHLPSLEIREGAIDRLVNLYKKTVYKTGGFLTDSGDVNLDRVQLIMSELGDVEDEIFKKRQQNELAFKQREKDKKRRLLGIGNNKPKWIPTGQFAPTALGGQIKPVENARYEAYQMRVLGRNYHSSTEQKGNTKEMLESMIRPEDSSNQGKKRKIDEVEDNSDDDQAHDEVRLWEAGFKDRYYESKFDVSPDNLAFRNNVALQYVRGLCWVLRYYYQGCASWKWYFPYHYAPFASDFINIGGLSTEFEKGTVPFRPLEQLMGVFPAASSKHVPAPWAKLMSDPRSPIIDFYPEDFKIDLNGKKFAWQGVALLPFVDEKRLFKALEPYYDCLTEAEKKRNVRGDDRLYVGLGSSGYNFIKGLYTNHVGYDVETPICIDGMRGTVLLAEDCVGDGATLPSPINGLPVRNNKVYCVRFRDPKYGSNFIFPAKRLKGVREPPKILKPQDFDQMNRNSGNTWKPQIGFTPSTQSVSLSDAGRRILGHYTNHNRVPPPYGLVSLPQSTYQSYQGYQSSEYQGGYESAGSSQTAPGPWARGYGVPHNYQRFPEYQQRNNYSGQQYGRNQYQNQQYSSYGSQQYNQRNYSSNYQGNSSGSGGNRGGWRR from the exons ATGGGTGTACCTGCATTCTTTCGGTGGTTGAGTCGGAAGTACCCTTCTGTGATTGTTGAATGCATTGAGCAAAAG CCAATAACTACAAATGGTGTACGAGTACCTGTAAATTCAGCCGATCCAAATCCAAATGGAGTAGAATTTGATAACTTATATCTTGATATGAATGGTATTATACATCCTTGTACTCATCCAGAAGATAA ACCAGCGCCAAAAAATGAAGATGAAATGATGGAAGCTATTTTTGAGTGCATTGACCGTTTATTTCGTATCGTAAGGCCAAGGAAATTGCTTTACATGGCAATCGATGGAGTT GCACCTAGAGCAAAAATGAATCAACAGAGATCAAGAAGATTTAGAGCATCaaaagaaacaaatgaaaagaTTAATGAGATCCAAAGAATACGTTCCGAATTAACTCTTAAAGGAGCTTCTTTACCACCAGAAAAACCTAAAGAAGAACATTTTGATAGCAACTGCATTACACCA GGCACACCATTTATGGCGAGATTGTCAAAGTGTTTACATTACTATATACATGACCGTTTAAATAATGACCCAGGCTGGAGGAATATAAAAGTAATCTTAAGCGATGCAAACGTACCGGGTGAAGGAGAGCATAAAATAATGGACTTTATACGTAGACAAAGAG CACAACCCGACCACGACCCCAACACGCAACACGTTTTATGTGGAGCAGATGCCGATTTGATTATGTTGGGTCTCGCAACGCATGAACCCAATTTTACCATTATTCGAGAAGAATTTAAACCAAATAAACCTAAACCATGTGATATATGTGGTCAGCTAGGTCACGAAATGCAAGAGTGTACAGGTTCAGAACCTAATCAAAAAGAAGAAGACAATGCTTTTGGATCTGAATGCCAATTCATATTTGTTCGATTAAATGTACTCAGGGAATATTTAGAGAGAGAGTTGCAAATGCCTAACCTACCATTTAAGTACGATTTTGAACGGGTCATCGACGATTGGGTATTCATGTGTTTCTTCGTAGGAAACGATTTCCTTCCACATCTCCCGTCACTAGAGATTAGAGAAGGAGCAATTGATAGACTCGTTAATCTCTACAAGAAAACAGTATATAAAACGGGA GGTTTCTTGACAGATAGTGGAGATGTGAATCTAGATAGAGTTCAACTTATAATGTCTGAACTTGGTGACGTTGAAGATGAAATTTTCAAGAAGAGGCAACAGAACGAATTGGCTTTTAAACAACGCGAAAAAGACAAGAAGCGAAGGTTACTGGGTATCGGTAATAATAAACCAAAATGGATTCCTACAGGACAGTTTGCACCTAcg gcCTTAGGAGGACAAATTAAGCCGGTAGAAAATGCTCGTTACGAAGCTTACCAGATGCGTGTTCTGGGTAGAAATTATCATTCGTCAACTGAACAAAAAGGGAATACAAAAGAAATGTTAGAAAGCATGATTCGACCAGAG GATTCATCTAATCAAGGAAAGAAGcgaaaaattgacgaagttgaAGATAACTCAGACGACGATCAAGCACACGATGAAGTTAGGTTATGGGAAGCTGGTTTCAAAGACCGTTATTACGAATCAAAGTTTGACGTGTCTCCTGATAATCTAGCATTCAG GAATAACGTAGCACTTCAATATGTTCGTGGTTTATGTTGGGTTTTACGATATTACTATCAAGGTTGCGCGTCATGGAAATGGTATTTTCCATATCACTATGCACCTTTCGCCAGCGATTTTATCAATATAGGTGGACTTTCTACGGAATTTGAAAAAGGAACTGTACCG TTCCGTCCATTAGAACAATTGATGGGCGTGTTTCCAGCAGCTAGTAGCAAACACGTACCTGCACCATGGGCAAAATTAATGAGTGATCCA AGATCACCGATTATTGACTTTTATCCTGAAGATTTTAAGATAGACTTAAATGGTAAAAAATTTGCATGGCAAGGAGTAGCTCTGCTACCTTTTGTGGACGAGAAGAGATTGTTCAAGGCTTTAGAGCCATACTATGACTGCTTGACAGAGGCAGAAA AGAAACGAAATGTTAGAGGCGACGATCGTTTATACGTTGGACTCGGTAGTAGcggttataattttataaaaggaCTGTACACGAATCATGTAGGGTACGATGTAGAAACACCGATATGTATAGATGGTATGCGAGGCACGGTATTGTTGGCAGAAGACTGTGTTGGGGATGGAGCTACCCTACCATCGCCTATTAATGGACTACCGGTCagaaataataaagtatattg TGTTCGATTCAGAGATCCTAAGTACGGCAGTAATTTCATATTCCCCGCGAAAAGGTTGAAGGGTGTAAGGGAACCcccaaaaattttgaaaccccAAGACTTCGATCAAATGAATCGCAATAGTGGAAATACCTGGAAACCACAAATTGGTTTCACACCGTCTACACAATCTGTTTCACTGAGTGATGCAGGACGAAGAATACTCGG ACATTACACAAATCATAATAGAGTACCACCACCGTATGGACTCGTTTCGTTACCGCAGTCTACGTACCAATCGTACCAAG
- the LOC100878068 gene encoding luciferin 4-monooxygenase gives MQEKNILHGPPEPLLEFKNLSLGQLILNQLRSHSHWVAQINAYTGKEQTFKEILDSSQKLAIALEKEGLKKDDRIAICSENSTEFCIPVCAALYLGITVCPLNPLYTERELKHTLNISKPKYIFMSVIGAKNICKIASQLFWSPKLIMLTESTDTKLPNINELTSNIIVDNSFHACSTDINDHVAVISCSSGTTGLPKGVMLTDKNFLTVIRHFAISSPEIVNSNATTLALLPFFHAYSFSVLLVRLSFGNKSVILPRFDEKIFLRTIERYKIGYLTIVPPLMVFLAKHPIVDKYDLSSIKEIWCGAAPLSEKIAKVVAKRLNMNNIKQGYGLTETTLAVIKSPNNSTKYGSVGILAPGISAKVISVNENNLGQNLGPNDAGELCFKGNLIMKGYCNDELATAAMIDNDGWLHSGDVGYYDEEGYFYIVDRLKELIKYKGFQVPPAELEAILLTCPGIKDAAVIGLPHEEAGELPTAFIVKQEGSNITEEDITKFVNERVSNHKRLRGGIRFIANIPKTASGKILRRVLRDTLKSKL, from the exons atgcaAGAAAAAAATATCTTACATGGACCACCAGAGCCTCtgctggaatttaaaaatttatccctgggacaattaattttaaatcaattaCGTAGTCATAGCCATTGGGTAGCACAG ATAAATGCTTATACAGGAAAGGAACAAACATTTAAAGAGATTCTAGATAGTAGTCAGAAGTTAGCAATTGCTTTAGAAAAAGAAGGATTAAAGAAGGATGATCGTATAGCTATTTGTAGTGAAAATAGTACTGAATTCTGTATACCAGTATGTGCTGCGTTATATTTGGGTATTACTGTTTGTCCACTGAATCCACTTTACACAGAAAGGGAATTAAAACATACATTAAATATATCTAAACCaaagtatatttttatgtcaGTAATTGGAGCAAAGAACATATGCAAAATTGCTTCCCAGTTATTTTGGTCaccaaaattaataatgttgaCAGAATCTACAGATACTAAGTTACcaaatattaatgaattaacATCAAATATAATTGTTGATAATAGCTTCCATGCTTGTTCTACAGATATTAATGATCATGTAGCAGTCATTTCATGTTCTAGTGGCACCACTGGATTGCCAAAAGGAGTTATGTTAAcagataaaaatttcttaactgtGATAAGACACTTTGCAATTTCATCACCTGAAATTGTGAATAGTAATGCTACAACTTTAGCATTATTACCATTCTTCCATGCATATTCTTTTTCTGTATTACTTGTGAGATTAAGTTTTGGAAATAAAAGTGTCATTCTTCCACGCTTTgatgagaaaatatttttacgtaCAATAGAAAGGTACAAAATTGGATATCTAACAATTGTACCACCACTTATGGTATTCTTAGCAAAACATCCTATTGTAGACAAGTATGATTTATCCAGTATTAAAGAGATTTG GTGTGGTGCAGCCCCTTTATcagaaaaaattgcaaaagtggTTGCAAAGAGATTGaatatgaacaatataaaaCAAGGATATGGGCTAACAGAAACTACCTTGGCTGTAATTAAATCACCAAATAATAGTACAAAATATGGAAGTGTAGGAATTTTAGCTCCAGGAATTTCAg CAAAAGTAATATCAGTTAATGAAAACAATTTGGGTCAAAATTTGGGACCAAACGATGCAGGAGAATTATGCTTCAAAGGGAATTTAATAATGAAAggatattgtaatgatgaacTAGCTACAGCAGCAATGATTGATAATGATGGATGGTTACATTCAGGAGATGTGGGATATTATGATGAAGAGGGATATTTCTATATCGTAGATCGTTTAAAAGAACTAATTAAATATAAAGGATTTCAAGTTCCACCAGCTGAACTAGAAGCAATATTATTAACGTGTCCTGGAATTAAAGATGCAGCAGTTATTGGATTGCCCCATGAAGAAGCAGGAGAACTACCGACTGCTTTTATCGTTAAACAAGAAGGATCTAATATAACGGAAGAAGATatcactaaatttgtaaatg AACGTGTATCCAACCATAAACGACTACGAGGCGGGATCAGGTTTATTGCGAATATTCCCAAAACCGCATCAGGAAAAATTTTACGTCGAGTTCTTCGCGATACGCTTAAATCAAAACTATAG
- the LOC100877841 gene encoding 3'(2'),5'-bisphosphate nucleotidase 1 — protein sequence MAQSASLLSRIVASSVTATVRAGKIIRDVMNRGCLNIVEKSKNDLQTEADRCAQRCIIASLSHQFPNITIIGEEEASSCEVPSDWIVTEADQEVLNLQLPAHLENIDAKDVCIWVDPLDGTSEYTQGLVEHVTVLVGVAIGQRAVGGVIHQPYYKNAESNVLGRTLWGIYGAGFGGFTPSAPPTGKRIITTTRSHSDCNVQAAINSLSPDEVLRVGGAGYKVILLLEGKAHAYVFASKGCKRWDTCAPEAVLHAAGGILTDFYGEKYPYHAGTPYPNVRGVLATAPGEVHEWYLSKIPSEVKERLEQ from the exons ATGGCACAAAGCGCTTCACTATTATCACGAATAGTAGCCTCTTCTGTAACTGCTACAGTGAGAGCAGGTAAAATCATAAGAGATGTTATGAATCGTGGATGTCTAAATATAGTAGAAAAAAGCAAGAATGATTTACAAACTGAAGCTGATCGTTGTGCTCAAAGGTGTATTATTGCTTCATTAAGTcatcaatttccaaatattactattattggtGAAGAAGAGGCATCTAGTTGCGAAGTACCATCTGATTGGATTGTAACAGAGGCAGATCAAgaagtattaaatttacaattaccaGCTCACTTAGAAAACATTGATGCTAAAGATGTATGCATTTGGGTGGATCCATTGGAtg GAACATCGGAATATACACAGGGTCTTGTTGAACATGTTACAGTTTTAGTAGGAGTGGCAATTGGACAAAGAGCAGTTGGAGGTGTAATTCATCAGCCATATTATAAAAATGCTGAAAGTAATGTGTTGGGACGTACTTTATGGGGCATTTATGGTGCAGGATTTGGTGGATTTACACCATCTGCACCACCAACTGGAAAAAGAATAATTACTACTACACG TTCACATTCAGATTGTAATGTTCAAGCAGCTATAAACTCTTTATCCCCAGATGAAGTTTTGCGTGTTGGTGGTGCAGGATATAag GTAATACTTTTATTGGAGGGGAAGGCTCATGCTTATGTATTTGCCAGTAAAGGTTGTAAAAGATGGGATACCTGTGCACCTGAAGCTGTTCTTCATGCTGCTGGAGGTATTTTAACTGATTTTTATGGAGAAAAATATCCATATCATGCTGGAACACCATATCCAAATGTAAGAGGTGTTTTGGCTACTGCTCCTGGTGAAGTTCATGAATGGTATTTGAGTAAAATACCGTCCGAAGTAAAAGAGAGATTAGAACAGTAA
- the mtTFB2 gene encoding mitochondrial transcription factor B2 produces the protein MFQKICILRMVFYNRAILSTDNIIHHLVKKFSVYPTQWMHYKTDVSNTVYLHTEEKNNNQNSSFHLNASDVHTKSMKKNLHNFLSQRKKQTIIYLMNDEVAKQFVVLIKDDLLKNMKQVVEINPGLGLLTKELLQANVPFIHLYESNTQYSDSLNNLSEKFPNRLSLKIFNTCSLSKLLSDITVNTDDKLLSNIQKKKWEESCVQIVGATIQSAFIRNLIGCTIFQTSIMMYGRPTFYFAIPMSIYRKLVHPKRSTAIYIIFNTLFNLQIFGTVDRKAFLPQHKSKNTKSSKLRTNEDCLLTVVKIEPKPDLFTLFKSRKDLIYFWHFVRHNFYKPSTKVIPTLEKIIPDCGVKLIAQNYNIFTQFSDLTPTQVYDLFFQLQSWPGFEESTFVLSANDIKNLYDPYLEE, from the exons atgtttcaaaaaatttgtatattgcgGATGGTGTTTTATAATCGTGCTATCTTATCTACTGATAATATTATCCATCATTTGGTAAAGAAATTTAGTGTTTATCCAACTCAATGGATGCATTATAAAACAGATGTATCAAACACAGTGTATTTACATACAGAAGAAAAGAATAACAATCAAAATAGTTCATTTCATTTGAATGCATCAGATGTTCATACAAAATCTATGaaaaaaaatttgcataattttttatcaCAACGTAAGAAgcagacaattatatatttaatgaatGATGAAGTAGCCAAGCAATTTGTTGTATTAATTAAAGATGatctattaaaaaatatgaaacaagtAGTAGAAATAAATCCAGGTTTAGGTCTTTTAACAAAAGAATTATTGCAAGCCAATGTACCATTCATACATTTATATGAAAGTAATACTCAGTATAGTGATTCCTTAAATAATTTGAGTGAAAAATTTCCCAATCGAttgagtttaaaaatatttaatacatgtagTTTATCAAAATTGCTGTCTGATATTACTGTAAATACTGATGACAAATTATTAAGTAACATACAAAAGAAGAAATGGGAAGAAAGTTGTGTACAAATAGTTGGAGCAACGATACAATCTGcttttataagaaatttaatagGATGTACAATATTTCAAACAAGTATTATGATGTATGGAAGACCAACCTTTTATTTTGCGATACCAATGTCTATTTATAGG AAACTCGTACACCCTAAAAGATCAACagctatttatattatatttaatacattatttaatttgcaaatttttggaaCGGTGGACAGAAAAGCATTCTTACCACaacataaaagtaaaaatacgaAAAGCTCAAAGTTACGAACGAACGAAGATTGTTTATTAACTGTAGTTAAGATAGAACCAAAGCCAGATTTATTTACACTGTTTAAGTCTAGAaaagatttaatatatttttggcaTTTTGTTcgacataatttttataaaccaTCAACTAAAGTGATACCCACATTGGA GAAAATAATACCAGATTGCGGTGTAAAATTAATAGCACAGAACTATAATATATTCACCCAATTTAGTGATCTGACCCCTACTCAAGTCTATGATCTTTTTTTTCAACTTCAATCTTGGCCAGGGTTTGAAGAAAGTACATTTGTGTTAAGTGCAAATGATATTAAaaacttatatgatccatatttAGAAGAATAA
- the LOC100877731 gene encoding uncharacterized protein LOC100877731 isoform X1 — translation MKWIIFGVMLIIWNCIISCQDIVFPDDEEITHVSGNNVSITERIPVAAPDICRENMLLYPGSGNISTWVCDCRPRFLYFPLSDSCYEAYKQGPCQPKNYVVLPKNESVPKCVKNPCLEDGLVSYNNTCYPLRTMGGPCGPDGVIGVNETTFELECVPTEIAPFVIIQVPKRQPCPPGSRRIALGMCREIL, via the exons ATGAAGTGGATAATTTTTGGtgttatgttgataatatgGAATTGCATAATATCCTGTCAAGATATTGTGTTTCCTGATGACGAAGAAATAACTCATGTCAGTGGCAACAATGTGTCG ataACGGAGCGTATTCCAGTAGCTGCACCAGATATATGTCGCGAAAATATGCTTCTTTATCCAGGAAGTGGAAATATTAGCACATGGGTATGTGATTGCAGAcccagatttttatattttccattATCTGATTCATGTTACGAAGCTTATAAACAAGGACCTTGTCAACCAAAAAATTACGTGGTACTTCCTAAAAATGAAAGTGTGCCAAAATGTGTAAAAAATCCTTGTTTAGAGGATGGTTTAGTATCATATAACAACACATGTTATCCTTTAAGAACTATGGGAGGCCCTTGTGGTCCTGATGGAGTGATAGGAGTAAACGAAACTACTTTTGAGTTAGAGTGTGTACCAACAGAAATTGCGCCATTTGTAATAATTCAAGTACCGAAACGGCAACCATGTCCTCCAGGAAGTCGCAGAATCGCTCTTGGAATGTGTAGAGAAATACTTTAA
- the LOC100877731 gene encoding uncharacterized protein LOC100877731 isoform X2, translating to MKWIIFGVMLIIWNCIISCQDIVFPDDEEITHITERIPVAAPDICRENMLLYPGSGNISTWVCDCRPRFLYFPLSDSCYEAYKQGPCQPKNYVVLPKNESVPKCVKNPCLEDGLVSYNNTCYPLRTMGGPCGPDGVIGVNETTFELECVPTEIAPFVIIQVPKRQPCPPGSRRIALGMCREIL from the exons ATGAAGTGGATAATTTTTGGtgttatgttgataatatgGAATTGCATAATATCCTGTCAAGATATTGTGTTTCCTGATGACGAAGAAATAACTCAT ataACGGAGCGTATTCCAGTAGCTGCACCAGATATATGTCGCGAAAATATGCTTCTTTATCCAGGAAGTGGAAATATTAGCACATGGGTATGTGATTGCAGAcccagatttttatattttccattATCTGATTCATGTTACGAAGCTTATAAACAAGGACCTTGTCAACCAAAAAATTACGTGGTACTTCCTAAAAATGAAAGTGTGCCAAAATGTGTAAAAAATCCTTGTTTAGAGGATGGTTTAGTATCATATAACAACACATGTTATCCTTTAAGAACTATGGGAGGCCCTTGTGGTCCTGATGGAGTGATAGGAGTAAACGAAACTACTTTTGAGTTAGAGTGTGTACCAACAGAAATTGCGCCATTTGTAATAATTCAAGTACCGAAACGGCAACCATGTCCTCCAGGAAGTCGCAGAATCGCTCTTGGAATGTGTAGAGAAATACTTTAA
- the LOC100877617 gene encoding transmembrane protein 179: protein MALTNILLLSQISGYVVALILSLCIIIPMSLHQDEFRGHCLLFSTGTWQESDGQFVVNWAPQAYCNYTIFVGLVLLITSAIQIYRLSVFMYRGEDSSFLSAFIDVVSSILLTTITLVAAIIITLGFMTWCQCMTKRFPSCELAAGNDIDKADGIDTSGFHIELGAAQFGTWTSLSIWVGLSVFAVLKLLRYHQLENMKVSMYRERQRLIEAARSNEIQEST from the exons ATggctttaacaaatattttacttcTTAGCCAAATATCCGGATATGTCGTAGCTCTTATTTTGTCACTTTGCATTATTATACCTATGAGTTTACATCAAGATGAATTTAG AGGACATTGTCTATTATTCTCAACAGGAACTTGGCAAGAATCAGATGGTCAGTTTGTCGTAAACTGGGCTCCACAGGCTTATTGCAACTATACAATATTTGTTGGCCTGGTGTTGCTGATAACATCGGCAATACAAATCTATCGACTTTCTGTGTTTATGTATCGCGGAGAAGATAGTTCCTTCTTGTCAGCCTTCATAGATGTTGTTAGTTCGATATTACTTACAACAATTACATTAGTTGCTGCAATCATTATTACACTCGGATTTATGACTTGGTGTCAATGTATGACAAAAAGATTTCCATCGTGTGAGTTAGCAGCTGGAAACGATATTGATAAAGCTGATGGAATAGATACATCTGGTTTTCATATTGAATTAGGAGCAGCCCAATTTGGAACTTGGACTAGTTTATCAATTTGGGTTGGTTTATCAGTATTTGCAGTATTAAAGTTGTTACGATATCATCAATTAGAGAATATGAAAGTTTCCATGTATAGAGAAAGGCAAAGATTGATAGAAGCTGCCAGAAGTAATGAAATCCAAGAATCGACATAG